One region of Chryseobacterium sp. SORGH_AS_0447 genomic DNA includes:
- the rplM gene encoding 50S ribosomal protein L13 has translation MNTLSYKTVSANKATANKEWVVVDAEGQPLGRLASTVAKILRGKHKTNFTPHVDCGDNVIVLNAGKVTLSGNKWNDKTYIWHTGYPGGQKSMTAAELQKKDSLKVLEKSVKGMLPKNRLGAALLKNLYLYEGTEHKHEAQQPKTINVNEFK, from the coding sequence GTGAATACATTAAGTTACAAAACTGTTTCAGCGAACAAAGCTACTGCTAATAAAGAATGGGTTGTGGTAGACGCTGAAGGACAGCCGTTAGGAAGACTAGCTTCTACGGTTGCAAAGATTTTGAGAGGTAAGCACAAAACAAACTTTACACCTCACGTAGATTGTGGTGATAACGTTATCGTTTTGAACGCTGGGAAAGTTACCCTTTCCGGAAACAAGTGGAACGACAAGACTTATATCTGGCATACAGGATATCCTGGAGGACAGAAGTCTATGACTGCGGCTGAACTTCAAAAGAAAGATTCTTTAAAAGTATTGGAAAAATCTGTAAAAGGAATGTTGCCTAAAAACAGATTGGGAGCTGCTTTATTAAAGAACCTTTACTTATATGAAGGAACTGAGCACAAACATGAAGCTCAACAGCCTAAAACAATTAATGTTAACGAATTTAAATAA